A window of Triplophysa dalaica isolate WHDGS20190420 chromosome 7, ASM1584641v1, whole genome shotgun sequence contains these coding sequences:
- the LOC130426417 gene encoding protein FAM104A, with the protein MPLTKTRIKHTRSSLASLGFREMLTENRKRQRAEGYDEDVSMPHAKRLSSALKTTEAARESWESESSSSECSWMSSPEHAAGSSSSSGVDVLGPHCGLGPCSPLSASMQPDPVRLLSYLHINSVLREAHFNSLQSRAHSKHS; encoded by the exons ATGCCACTGACTAAAACTCGAATCAAACACACAAGATCTTCATTAGCTAGCTTGGGATTCAGAGAAATGCTAACAGAAAACAG AAAGCGTCAGCGGGCTGAAGGTTATGATGAAGATGTCTCGATGCCTCATGCCAAACGACTGAGTTCTGCCCTCAAGACCACTGAAGCTGCCCGAGAATCGTGGGAGTCCGAG TCTTCCAGTAGCGAGTGCAGTTGGATGAGCAGTCCGGAGCACGCCGCTGGGAGCAGCAGCAGTTCTGGAGTAGACGTTTTGGGACCTCACTGTGGCCTCGGGCCCTGCAGTCCCCTCAGTGCCTCTATGCAGCCGGACCCAGTCCGCCTGCTCTCCTACCTGCACATCAACAGCGTCCTGAGGGAAGCCCACTTCAACAGCTTGCAGAGCCGAGCTCATTCAAAGCACAGTTGA